A window of the Hypanus sabinus isolate sHypSab1 chromosome 25, sHypSab1.hap1, whole genome shotgun sequence genome harbors these coding sequences:
- the LOC132381240 gene encoding adenosine receptor A1-like isoform X2 codes for MNISSRNHGGKSYKSIVTQKRAGTAVFLCWAISIIVGMTPMFGWNKYTEVIQEGVNSTLANNIIVCQFETVISMDYMVYFNFFGWVLLPLILIFVIYVEIFNLIRKHLNQNISINNADPHRYFGKELKLAKSLALVLFLFAICWLPLHIINCITLFCPSCDKPPIIMYIAIFLTHANSAVNPIVYAFKINKFRVTFLQIWSHYICCNRDHNTNNLSREQLRGIREQSIM; via the coding sequence TTACAAGAGTATTGTTACACAGAAACGAGCTGGAACTGCTGTTTTTCTATGCTGGGCCATATCTATAATTGTTGGCATGACTCCTATGTTCGGATGGAACAAGTATACTGAAGTAATCCAAGAAGGGGTGAACTCTACTCTTGCAAACAATATCATTGTGTGCCAGTTTGAAACTGTAATCAGCATGGACTATATGGTCTACTTCAACTTTTTTGGCTGGGTGCTGCTTCCTCTTATACTGATCTTTGTGATCTATGTGGAAATATTTAATCTTATACGGAAACATCTGAACCAGAACATCTCAATCAACAATGCTGATCCACACAGGTACTTTGGGAAGGAACTAAAACTCGCCAAGTCATTGGCGCTCGTATTGTTCTTATTTGCAATATGTTGGCTTCCTCTGCACATCATCAATTGTATTACACTCTTCTGTCCTTCATGCGACAAACCACCTATAATAATGTACATTGCCATCTTTCTAACCCATGCAAACTCTGCTGTAAATCCCATTGTGTACGCTTTCAAGATAAATAAGTTCCGAGTAACTTTTCTCCAGATATGGAGCCACTACATTTGCTGTAATAGAGACCACAATACAAATAATTTAAGCAGAGAACAATTAAGAGGTATAAGAGAACAAAGTATTATGTAA